A genomic segment from Verrucomicrobiia bacterium encodes:
- a CDS encoding DUF4230 domain-containing protein, translating into MNKLGKILIILVIAPVFALGILLGIKFGKWGSGRATSTPALLTQVQSLSELVTVKYVIEKVEVHEVPSENIVGQMLGSQNRMLLLAHGVVKAGIDLQGLTADDIEVSGKRVIITLPGARITDAYLDEKETRVIDRSTGLLAPPTKDLEQTTRRNALDNIQRAARTTGILNEADQRARAQLITFFKSLGFESVEFK; encoded by the coding sequence ATGAACAAGCTGGGCAAAATCCTGATCATCCTCGTGATCGCCCCGGTCTTCGCGCTCGGCATTCTGCTCGGCATCAAATTTGGCAAGTGGGGATCAGGCCGCGCCACCAGCACACCCGCTCTGCTCACGCAGGTGCAGTCTTTGTCGGAACTCGTTACCGTGAAGTATGTGATCGAGAAGGTGGAGGTCCACGAGGTTCCCTCCGAGAACATCGTTGGCCAGATGCTTGGCAGCCAGAATCGCATGTTGCTGCTCGCGCATGGCGTGGTGAAGGCGGGCATTGATCTGCAAGGCCTGACTGCGGACGACATCGAAGTCAGCGGCAAGCGTGTGATCATCACGTTGCCGGGCGCTCGCATCACGGACGCCTATCTGGACGAGAAGGAGACGCGGGTGATTGATCGATCAACGGGTTTGCTGGCTCCGCCGACGAAGGATCTTGAACAGACAACGCGCCGCAACGCGCTCGACAACATTCAGCGCGCGGCGCGCACGACGGGCATTCTGAACGAGGCCGACCAACGAGCTCGCGCGCAGTTGATCACCTTCTTCAAGAGCCTCGGTTTCGAATCTGTTGAATTCAAGTGA
- the murJ gene encoding murein biosynthesis integral membrane protein MurJ produces MLKSSGSMAAATLASRVLGMFREIVYARFMGDGWVAAAFQVAFTIPNLFRRLLGEGALTAAFIPIFKEKEKTAGEKEMWRASNAVLSGLIIASAAIIILVIIGITVALGVHEFAAKTDLMLRLLRWMFPYMLLVCIAAVFMGMLNARGHFFIPAMGAAMLNVVMIASVIFLAPHWGEENVLHEQIFALALGVVIAGVAQAAFQVPTLRSDGFRYEWVSPWRNETVRRVVRQMIPGMIGVAAFQINVAVIQLLGFWLDRAEAPLIAPFNYAVRLLELPQGVFGISLATFLLPTLAGLATEKNYGEFRSILRNGMAYLIFINLLMSILLITLAEPMVRLLFERGKFDASATLRAAFALKCLAGSLVAYSLVNVLARAFYALGDTRTPMKISLVCLVLNLVLSLALVWPLRQGGLGLANTISSAINLGLLLFALRKKLKHLDLAPLKSMLLPLAFAAMVAVGITLLLSGLWQAQVGHGNVMTRIGAVFVPAGLASLGYWAVAHLLKVPTATELAKLLLQQIKRLT; encoded by the coding sequence ATGCTGAAATCGTCGGGGTCAATGGCCGCGGCGACACTTGCCAGCCGCGTGCTGGGAATGTTTCGCGAGATCGTTTACGCACGATTCATGGGCGACGGCTGGGTCGCGGCTGCATTCCAGGTGGCGTTCACAATTCCCAATTTGTTTCGGCGCCTGCTCGGGGAGGGCGCATTGACGGCTGCGTTCATCCCCATTTTCAAGGAGAAGGAAAAAACCGCGGGCGAAAAGGAAATGTGGCGCGCGTCCAATGCCGTCCTTTCGGGACTCATCATCGCGTCCGCGGCAATCATCATCCTGGTAATCATAGGCATCACCGTGGCGCTGGGTGTCCACGAATTTGCCGCAAAAACCGATCTCATGCTTCGGCTGCTGCGCTGGATGTTTCCATACATGCTGCTCGTCTGCATCGCCGCCGTGTTCATGGGAATGCTCAACGCCCGCGGACACTTCTTCATCCCCGCGATGGGTGCCGCAATGTTGAACGTGGTGATGATCGCATCGGTGATCTTCCTCGCACCCCATTGGGGCGAAGAAAACGTATTGCACGAGCAGATTTTTGCGCTCGCACTTGGCGTCGTGATTGCCGGCGTCGCGCAGGCAGCCTTCCAGGTTCCCACGCTTCGGAGCGATGGCTTTCGATACGAATGGGTGTCGCCGTGGCGGAATGAGACGGTGCGCCGCGTCGTGCGCCAGATGATTCCGGGAATGATTGGAGTCGCCGCCTTCCAGATCAATGTGGCCGTCATTCAACTTCTCGGTTTCTGGCTGGACCGCGCCGAGGCGCCCCTGATCGCCCCATTCAACTATGCCGTGAGACTCCTCGAGCTTCCGCAGGGAGTCTTTGGAATTTCTCTCGCCACATTTTTGCTTCCCACGCTCGCAGGACTGGCGACGGAAAAGAACTACGGCGAGTTCCGCAGCATCCTGCGCAACGGCATGGCCTATTTGATCTTCATCAACCTGCTGATGTCGATCCTGTTGATAACGCTGGCAGAACCAATGGTGCGCCTCTTGTTCGAGCGCGGAAAATTCGACGCCAGCGCAACGCTGCGCGCCGCATTCGCTTTGAAATGCCTGGCAGGCAGCCTCGTTGCCTACTCGCTCGTGAATGTGCTCGCGCGGGCTTTCTACGCGCTGGGCGACACGCGCACCCCGATGAAAATCAGCCTGGTCTGCCTCGTCCTGAACCTGGTCCTTTCACTCGCATTAGTCTGGCCGCTTCGGCAGGGCGGGCTGGGTCTCGCCAACACGATCAGCTCCGCCATCAACCTTGGTTTGCTCTTGTTTGCGCTTCGCAAGAAGTTGAAGCACCTCGACCTTGCTCCGTTAAAATCGATGCTTCTGCCGCTGGCATTCGCCGCAATGGTGGCTGTTGGAATCACGTTGCTCCTCAGCGGGCTCTGGCAGGCGCAGGTCGGCCATGGCAACGTGATGACAAGGATTGGGGCCGTGTTCGTCCCCGCGGGTCTCGCGTCCCTCGGTTATTGGGCGGTGGCTCACCTGCTGAAGGTTCCCACGGCAACAGAATTGGCGAAGCTCCTTCTGCAACAGATAAAGCGGCTCACTTGA
- a CDS encoding FHA domain-containing protein, whose translation MARLVVLNTGMSGRSHELSVEKTTIGRVEDNTFQISDPSVSSHHCEILMRGSDVVVKDLNSTNGTFVNGEQVSEKTLKPGQTLRLGQVEMRLDSDGAAAPGLPGASSASAPAPSSTPTPGGKKLDQTMVMQRGVSLDELEQGPRTGGFDTTSKAFSKKSNKGNRMFLIAGIVVVVIILLVLLVALAMVKS comes from the coding sequence ATGGCTCGACTCGTTGTCCTCAACACGGGAATGTCCGGACGCTCGCATGAACTGTCTGTCGAAAAGACGACTATAGGCCGGGTTGAGGATAATACCTTCCAGATATCCGATCCCTCCGTTTCCAGTCATCACTGTGAAATCCTGATGCGCGGTTCGGACGTGGTGGTAAAGGATCTCAATTCCACAAACGGCACCTTCGTCAACGGCGAACAGGTTTCGGAAAAGACCCTCAAGCCCGGCCAGACTCTGCGGCTGGGACAGGTCGAAATGCGGCTCGACAGCGATGGCGCTGCCGCACCCGGGCTTCCAGGTGCTTCATCAGCTTCCGCCCCTGCACCCTCGTCCACGCCCACTCCCGGTGGCAAGAAGCTTGATCAGACGATGGTGATGCAGCGCGGTGTCAGCCTGGACGAACTCGAACAGGGTCCGCGCACCGGCGGTTTCGACACCACGAGCAAGGCATTCTCCAAGAAAAGCAACAAAGGGAATCGCATGTTCCTGATCGCAGGCATTGTAGTCGTCGTGATCATCCTGCTCGTCCTGCTTGTTGCGCTGGCGATGGTGAAGAGCTGA
- the carA gene encoding glutamine-hydrolyzing carbamoyl-phosphate synthase small subunit, translated as MKAILALEDGSVFHGEGFGARATACGEVCFNTSMTGYQEILTDPSYKGQIVTMTYPLIGNYGVNRQDVESWRPHVAGFVIRELSPVVSNWRADFSLAEYLEQNGIPGIQGIDTRALTKKLRVHGALKGLISTEEIPDEEAVRRARAWTGLVGVDYVKDVTHREAFLWDENDEQSARFSLVRGMSRGDARSMRDPLPAADIPIVAYDFGMKYNILRRLRQQGFKVQVVPATTPAAEALKHKPAGIFLSNGPGDPSALDYAVKSASDLVKSGVPIFGICLGHQILGQAFGGKTFKLKFGHRGGNQPVKDLESGKVEITSQNHGFAVDPKSLPADISVDRINLNDQTVEGMRHKTKPIFCVQYHPEASPGPHDSTPLFAEFRAMLEKRG; from the coding sequence ATGAAAGCAATTTTGGCTCTCGAAGACGGTTCCGTGTTCCATGGCGAAGGTTTTGGCGCGCGCGCGACCGCCTGTGGCGAAGTGTGCTTCAACACTTCCATGACGGGTTACCAGGAAATCCTGACCGACCCTTCCTACAAGGGGCAGATCGTCACGATGACCTACCCGTTGATTGGAAATTATGGCGTGAACCGGCAGGACGTTGAATCCTGGCGTCCACACGTGGCTGGATTTGTCATTCGTGAACTCTCGCCTGTTGTCAGCAACTGGCGCGCTGATTTTTCCCTCGCGGAATACCTCGAGCAGAATGGGATTCCGGGAATTCAGGGCATCGACACCCGGGCACTGACGAAAAAGTTGCGCGTGCACGGCGCGTTGAAAGGGTTGATCTCGACGGAGGAGATTCCAGACGAGGAAGCGGTCCGCAGGGCCAGGGCATGGACGGGACTCGTGGGCGTGGATTACGTCAAGGACGTCACGCATCGCGAAGCCTTCCTGTGGGATGAAAACGACGAGCAGAGCGCGCGGTTCAGCCTGGTTCGCGGGATGTCGCGCGGCGATGCCAGGAGCATGCGCGATCCGCTCCCGGCCGCTGACATTCCCATTGTGGCGTATGACTTTGGAATGAAGTACAACATCCTGCGTCGATTGCGCCAGCAGGGTTTCAAGGTGCAGGTGGTGCCTGCCACCACACCGGCCGCGGAAGCATTGAAGCATAAGCCGGCTGGAATATTTCTCTCGAACGGACCCGGCGATCCTTCAGCACTGGATTATGCGGTGAAGTCCGCGAGCGATCTTGTGAAATCGGGCGTTCCGATTTTCGGGATCTGCCTTGGCCACCAGATTCTGGGGCAGGCATTTGGTGGAAAAACGTTCAAGCTGAAGTTCGGGCACCGTGGCGGCAACCAGCCGGTGAAGGATCTCGAAAGCGGGAAGGTTGAGATCACGTCGCAGAACCATGGGTTCGCCGTTGATCCGAAATCATTGCCAGCTGACATCTCCGTGGATCGGATTAATTTGAACGATCAAACGGTTGAAGGCATGCGTCACAAGACCAAACCGATTTTCTGTGTGCAGTATCATCCCGAGGCATCGCCGGGGCCGCACGACTCGACGCCCTTGTTTGCAGAATTCCGGGCCATGCTCGAGAAGCGCGGTTGA
- a CDS encoding thioredoxin family protein, with amino-acid sequence MKQFLTVLIVCWTAALASAAEPQWFVDFEKAKEKAKTEKKLIFMNFTGSDWCPPCAMFAKYVASDPAFQAFAKNNLVLVEVDFPRRKPMSNEQRAANEALGAQMKASNVLPTYVVLDSDAKELKRFHYRGEDGKAFVAMLEKIKK; translated from the coding sequence ATGAAACAGTTTCTGACAGTATTGATCGTGTGTTGGACCGCAGCGCTGGCGTCTGCGGCTGAACCGCAGTGGTTTGTTGATTTCGAAAAGGCGAAGGAGAAGGCGAAGACCGAGAAGAAACTGATTTTCATGAACTTCACGGGCTCGGATTGGTGTCCGCCCTGCGCGATGTTCGCAAAGTACGTCGCGAGCGACCCTGCATTTCAGGCATTTGCCAAAAACAATCTGGTTCTCGTAGAGGTGGATTTTCCAAGGCGCAAGCCGATGTCGAATGAGCAGCGCGCAGCCAATGAAGCGCTTGGCGCCCAGATGAAAGCCAGCAATGTGCTGCCCACCTACGTCGTGCTCGACAGCGACGCTAAGGAATTGAAGAGATTCCATTACCGCGGCGAAGACGGGAAAGCGTTCGTGGCGATGCTGGAGAAGATAAAAAAGTGA
- the hemB gene encoding porphobilinogen synthase: MNFASAGQFPIYRPRRLRQSAALRRLVSETHLSASQLVLPFFVRSGRKLRRPINAMPGVSQLSLDELVKDATTAFEAGVPAVLLFGIPDTKDAKASGAYAAKGIVQQAVRTLKRELPDLLVITDVCLCEYMEHGHCGIVEQGKSGARILNDPSLKLLAQTALSHAEAGADIVAPSDMMDGRVRAIRAVLDQRGHSDTPILAYAAKFASAYYGPFREAAESTPKFGDRRSYQMDAANAREALREVALDVAEGADMVMVKPALAYLDILYRVKTEFGYPTAAYAVSAEHAMIKAAAEKGWIDERAVTLESLLAMRRAGADIIITYAAVDVARWLK; encoded by the coding sequence ATGAACTTTGCGTCCGCCGGGCAATTTCCCATCTACAGGCCGCGCCGTCTGCGGCAATCCGCCGCTCTGCGACGGCTCGTCTCCGAAACGCACTTGAGCGCCTCGCAGCTCGTGCTGCCGTTCTTTGTGCGCAGCGGACGCAAGCTTCGCCGGCCGATCAATGCGATGCCCGGCGTGTCACAGCTATCCTTGGACGAACTGGTGAAGGATGCGACCACGGCCTTCGAAGCGGGTGTTCCCGCTGTGCTGCTGTTTGGAATTCCCGACACCAAGGATGCCAAAGCTTCCGGTGCCTACGCTGCAAAAGGAATTGTTCAACAGGCAGTCCGCACGTTGAAGCGCGAGCTGCCGGACCTGTTGGTGATCACAGATGTTTGCCTTTGCGAATACATGGAGCACGGCCATTGCGGAATCGTGGAGCAGGGAAAATCAGGCGCGCGGATTCTGAATGATCCATCTCTGAAACTGCTCGCCCAAACCGCCCTGAGCCATGCGGAGGCGGGCGCGGATATCGTGGCGCCGAGCGACATGATGGACGGCCGGGTGCGTGCGATTCGCGCCGTGCTGGATCAACGCGGGCATTCCGACACGCCCATTCTCGCGTACGCGGCGAAATTTGCGTCGGCATACTACGGGCCGTTTCGCGAAGCCGCGGAATCGACGCCGAAGTTCGGGGATCGTCGCAGTTACCAGATGGACGCCGCCAATGCGCGGGAAGCGTTGCGGGAAGTCGCGTTGGACGTTGCAGAAGGCGCGGACATGGTGATGGTCAAACCGGCTCTGGCCTATCTCGATATCCTGTATCGTGTGAAAACTGAATTTGGCTATCCCACCGCCGCGTATGCGGTGAGCGCGGAACACGCCATGATCAAGGCAGCGGCAGAAAAAGGATGGATCGACGAACGGGCGGTGACTCTGGAATCGTTGCTTGCGATGCGCCGTGCGGGAGCGGACATCATCATCACCTACGCTGCCGTGGATGTGGCGCGCTGGTTGAAGTAG